Proteins co-encoded in one Halorussus lipolyticus genomic window:
- a CDS encoding thermonuclease family protein, which translates to MQRRNFLKLVAAASAGTAAVEGTGTEFVGTARAAVGANCGGSSTIADVEFESGSSLLDSNYDALTDDSVVAVWAESSATNGDADGNNDAYYYSDSTDIPVAAVDGNVVGFGALLVNDGDANWGYGNEEFVLNVWDQQLGGSGTVLYDEGHGQYYTLSDFSEFESYAENNGYDVQATSSLFSNLSSADAVMITSPGNFNEGELADLYDYVNNGGVIFLHDQSDYNNYDETENLNDIAGYLQRAFRFNDDEVTDSTNNSGSNYAILTGNFNTANFDYFQDRSGLGSGGGFDGPKNGTVSTVTDGDTFTVDFDDGTSEEIRVLGIDTPEKKQNQQYELTKEWEGIESLNHLADWGKKATNFAKSELDGVRVTVDTDDEEGAYDPFGRLLGYVYYDADGDGSRDDLYNLKAIQDGYARIYGSSLTKHETFWDAEATAQSNSTGVWNQSDPSASSEIRDRDADDIFFPHTTSVRTSGGAIADSRVPVYAESTATQTGGSVSYSQIPLAGVDEDANVGVVGSPLIDESYESDEGFGADTSGFENFVFVTNLVDYLADTSGDILIDGGHGQFNADFALSSEDAAYYQRYLEGQDIAFEQVNTLTSANLSRGRALIITSPTECFSSTEVSNIQNFISNGGAVILLGSSKATDAAHATTNDLANALGSDLRLNDDEITDSSYNVNNDSTIPYTTNFDTSFPLFGKYS; encoded by the coding sequence ATGCAACGACGGAACTTCCTGAAACTCGTAGCGGCCGCCAGTGCGGGCACGGCGGCAGTCGAAGGCACGGGCACCGAGTTCGTCGGAACCGCACGGGCGGCGGTCGGCGCGAACTGTGGTGGCTCCAGCACTATCGCGGACGTCGAATTCGAGTCGGGAAGCAGTCTCCTCGACTCGAACTACGACGCGCTCACCGACGATTCGGTCGTCGCGGTTTGGGCCGAAAGCTCGGCCACGAACGGGGACGCCGACGGCAACAACGACGCCTACTACTACAGCGACTCCACGGACATCCCGGTCGCCGCGGTTGACGGCAACGTCGTCGGGTTCGGCGCGCTGTTGGTCAACGACGGCGACGCCAACTGGGGATACGGCAACGAGGAGTTCGTTCTCAACGTCTGGGACCAGCAACTCGGTGGCTCGGGTACCGTCCTCTACGACGAGGGTCACGGCCAGTACTACACCCTATCTGACTTCTCGGAGTTCGAGTCCTACGCGGAGAACAACGGCTACGACGTGCAGGCGACCTCCTCGCTGTTCTCGAACCTCTCGTCGGCCGACGCCGTGATGATTACCTCGCCCGGCAACTTCAACGAGGGCGAACTCGCGGACCTCTACGACTACGTTAACAACGGCGGAGTCATCTTCCTCCACGACCAGTCTGACTACAACAACTACGACGAGACCGAGAACCTCAACGACATCGCTGGCTACCTCCAGCGCGCCTTCCGGTTCAACGACGACGAGGTCACGGACTCGACCAACAACTCCGGAAGCAACTACGCCATCCTGACGGGCAACTTCAACACGGCCAACTTCGACTACTTCCAAGACCGCTCGGGCCTCGGAAGCGGCGGCGGCTTCGACGGTCCCAAGAACGGTACCGTCTCGACCGTCACCGACGGCGACACCTTCACCGTGGACTTCGACGATGGGACGAGCGAGGAGATTCGCGTCCTCGGCATCGACACGCCCGAGAAGAAGCAAAACCAGCAGTACGAGCTAACCAAAGAGTGGGAAGGCATCGAGAGTCTGAACCACCTCGCCGACTGGGGCAAGAAGGCCACCAACTTCGCCAAGAGCGAACTTGACGGCGTGAGAGTCACGGTCGATACCGACGACGAGGAGGGCGCGTACGACCCGTTCGGCCGCCTGCTGGGCTACGTCTACTACGACGCCGACGGCGACGGCTCGCGCGACGACCTCTACAACCTGAAGGCCATCCAAGACGGCTACGCTCGCATCTACGGCTCCAGCCTCACTAAGCACGAGACCTTCTGGGACGCCGAGGCCACCGCCCAGTCGAACAGCACGGGCGTCTGGAACCAGAGCGACCCGAGCGCCTCCAGCGAGATTCGGGACCGCGACGCCGACGACATCTTCTTCCCGCACACCACCAGCGTCCGGACCTCGGGCGGAGCCATCGCCGACTCGCGGGTCCCGGTCTACGCCGAATCGACCGCGACCCAGACCGGCGGTAGTGTCAGCTACAGCCAGATTCCGCTGGCGGGCGTGGACGAGGACGCCAACGTCGGCGTCGTCGGGTCGCCCCTCATCGACGAGAGCTACGAGTCCGACGAAGGCTTCGGTGCCGACACCTCCGGCTTCGAGAACTTCGTCTTCGTGACGAACCTCGTGGACTACCTCGCAGACACTTCCGGTGACATCCTCATCGACGGCGGCCACGGTCAGTTCAACGCCGACTTCGCGCTGTCGAGCGAGGACGCCGCCTACTACCAGCGCTACCTCGAAGGGCAGGACATCGCGTTCGAGCAGGTCAACACCCTGACCAGCGCGAACCTCTCCCGAGGCCGCGCGCTCATCATCACTTCGCCGACCGAGTGCTTCTCGTCTACCGAGGTCAGCAACATCCAGAACTTCATCAGCAACGGCGGTGCCGTCATCCTGCTGGGTAGCTCGAAGGCCACCGACGCCGCCCACGCGACGACCAACGACCTCGCCAACGCGCTGGGTTCGGACCTCCGACTCAACGACGACGAGATTACGGACTCGTCGTACAACGTCAACAACGACAGCACCATCCCGTACACGACCAACTTCGACACCTCCTTCCCGCTGTTCGGCAAGTACAGCTAA
- a CDS encoding thermonuclease family protein translates to MDRRKFLGTLTTAAVGGLSATQTAVAADTQLEPGTWYDATVTDVTDGDTIDVTLDSDGTEYEIRVLGLDTPETRRNGRYESVPEWEGIEDDKYLSKWGENASDYAKNEFPDGTSVKIAVDEQEAEMDPFGRLLAYIKYDKNGDGSMDTLYNRDIIEQGYARVYGSSLTKHDDFWSAEATAQSNGVGVWGRSDPANTSEVDDDPVSEVFFPNVSSVRTDTGGLADSRAPVSAPSGSTQSLDGGYSYSGDIPLVGVDESVNTAMVGGLFISEEHDASGQHFVFLTNLIDSLSSKSGQVLIDGGHHQFNADYALSNEDAVNYQRYLEGQGIAFEQVNTFDGAGDNALSTARAIVVTSPYDAFTTAEKDALGTFVSNGGAVILMGSAKSSATARSNLDDVASSLGSDLRLNDDQVFNGSGDSNFQTQNIDTANFSLWSSYT, encoded by the coding sequence ATGGACCGACGCAAGTTCCTCGGAACGTTGACGACGGCCGCTGTAGGCGGTCTGTCGGCGACCCAGACGGCTGTAGCGGCTGACACCCAACTCGAACCGGGCACGTGGTACGACGCCACCGTCACCGACGTGACCGACGGCGACACCATCGACGTGACCCTCGACAGCGACGGTACGGAGTACGAGATTCGCGTCCTCGGTCTCGACACGCCCGAGACCCGGCGGAACGGTCGCTACGAGAGCGTCCCCGAGTGGGAAGGCATCGAGGACGACAAGTACCTCTCGAAGTGGGGCGAGAACGCCTCTGACTACGCCAAAAACGAGTTCCCGGACGGAACCTCGGTCAAAATCGCCGTGGACGAACAAGAGGCCGAGATGGACCCCTTCGGTCGCCTGCTGGCGTACATCAAGTACGACAAGAACGGCGACGGGTCGATGGACACCCTCTACAACCGCGATATCATCGAACAGGGCTACGCTCGCGTCTACGGTTCTAGCCTCACCAAGCACGACGACTTCTGGAGCGCCGAGGCCACCGCCCAGTCGAACGGCGTCGGCGTCTGGGGCCGGAGCGACCCCGCCAACACCTCCGAGGTTGACGACGACCCCGTTTCCGAGGTCTTCTTCCCGAACGTCTCCAGCGTCCGCACCGACACCGGCGGCCTCGCCGACTCGCGTGCGCCCGTCTCCGCGCCGAGCGGTTCGACCCAGAGCCTCGACGGCGGCTACAGCTACAGCGGCGACATCCCGCTGGTGGGCGTGGACGAATCGGTCAACACCGCGATGGTCGGCGGCCTGTTCATCAGCGAGGAGCACGACGCGTCCGGTCAGCACTTCGTCTTCCTGACCAACCTCATCGACTCGCTGTCGAGCAAGTCCGGGCAGGTCCTCATCGACGGCGGCCACCACCAGTTCAACGCCGACTACGCGCTGTCGAACGAGGACGCAGTGAACTACCAGCGCTACCTCGAAGGACAGGGCATCGCCTTCGAGCAGGTCAACACCTTCGACGGCGCGGGCGACAACGCGCTCTCGACGGCCCGAGCCATCGTCGTCACCAGCCCCTACGACGCGTTCACCACCGCCGAGAAGGACGCGCTCGGCACCTTCGTCTCCAACGGCGGCGCTGTCATCCTGATGGGGAGCGCAAAGTCCTCGGCCACCGCTCGGTCGAACTTGGACGACGTGGCGTCCTCGCTCGGCTCTGACCTCCGACTCAACGACGACCAAGTGTTCAACGGTTCCGGCGACAGCAACTTCCAGACCCAAAACATCGACACCGCGAACTTCTCGCTCTGGAGTTCCTACACCTAA
- the hisH gene encoding imidazole glycerol phosphate synthase subunit HisH, translated as MSTIESDEPETTGASVVVVDYGLGNLRSVTRGLERAGAEVKISDDPETFEDADGVVLPGVGAFREGVENAGPYREALLDVAESGTPVFGICLGMQMLLTTSEEAERAGEDDVQGLDLIPGTNVRFDEGQKVPHMGWNQLDVQRDHPLVEGVDGEYAYFVHSYYAVPDDENAVVATTDYEIEFPAIVANDEGTIFGTQFHPEKSGETGLRILRNFVDICSP; from the coding sequence ATGAGTACCATCGAGAGCGACGAACCGGAAACGACCGGCGCATCGGTCGTCGTGGTCGATTACGGACTGGGCAATCTCCGAAGTGTCACGCGCGGCCTCGAACGCGCGGGCGCGGAGGTCAAAATTAGTGACGACCCCGAGACGTTCGAGGACGCCGACGGCGTAGTCCTGCCCGGCGTGGGCGCGTTTCGGGAAGGCGTCGAAAACGCCGGGCCGTACCGCGAGGCGCTCCTCGACGTCGCCGAGAGCGGGACGCCCGTCTTCGGCATCTGTCTCGGGATGCAGATGCTCTTGACGACCAGCGAGGAGGCCGAGCGCGCGGGGGAAGACGATGTGCAGGGCCTCGACCTGATTCCGGGCACCAACGTCCGGTTCGACGAGGGCCAGAAAGTCCCCCACATGGGGTGGAACCAACTCGACGTACAGCGCGACCACCCGCTGGTGGAGGGCGTGGACGGCGAATACGCGTACTTCGTCCACTCCTACTACGCGGTGCCGGACGACGAGAATGCGGTGGTAGCGACGACTGACTACGAAATCGAGTTCCCCGCCATCGTCGCCAACGACGAGGGCACCATCTTCGGCACGCAGTTCCACCCCGAAAAGAGCGGCGAGACCGGACTGCGAATCCTCCGGAACTTCGTGGACATCTGCTCGCCGTAA
- a CDS encoding tRNA (guanine(26)-N(2))-dimethyltransferase — MRVSEGGVEVEVPEQPEEGIGDEVFFNPVQELNRDLTVATLRAYRDREPRAEYYLDAMAASGVRGVRAAAEDWNVTLADIDEEAIDLCERNLRRNGLDGEVVQRDANALMHEEVFDVVDIDPFGTPIPFADAAFANTRDLVCVTATDTAPLCGAHFHSGVRKYSAVPQNTDYHAEMGVRILLSAMARTAARYDAGVTPILTHATNHYVRTYLELDHSASDANAAIDQLGHVYHCEDCLHREHDEGLIADPLDACPECGGERMLTAGPLWLGPTHDADFVAEVRDEVDESMGTETKIERLLDTLEGELHLPTHYDQHRLCKEWGRSASSMDEFLGHLRDAGFEASRTHYGGTTFKTRATVEDIREATRDS, encoded by the coding sequence ATGCGCGTCAGCGAAGGCGGGGTCGAGGTCGAGGTCCCCGAACAACCCGAGGAGGGAATCGGCGACGAGGTGTTTTTCAACCCGGTCCAAGAGTTGAACCGCGACCTGACCGTGGCGACGCTCCGGGCCTACCGGGACCGCGAGCCGCGCGCGGAGTACTACCTCGACGCGATGGCCGCCAGCGGCGTCCGCGGCGTCCGAGCGGCGGCCGAGGACTGGAACGTCACCCTCGCGGACATCGACGAGGAGGCCATCGACCTCTGTGAGCGAAATCTCCGGCGAAACGGTCTCGACGGCGAGGTCGTCCAGCGCGACGCCAACGCGCTGATGCACGAGGAGGTCTTCGACGTGGTGGACATCGACCCGTTCGGGACGCCGATTCCCTTCGCGGACGCGGCGTTCGCCAACACTCGGGATTTGGTTTGTGTCACCGCGACCGACACCGCGCCGCTCTGCGGGGCGCACTTCCACAGCGGCGTCCGCAAGTACAGCGCCGTCCCGCAGAACACCGATTACCACGCCGAGATGGGCGTGCGCATCCTGCTGTCGGCGATGGCCCGCACCGCCGCGCGCTACGACGCCGGCGTCACGCCAATCCTGACCCACGCGACCAACCACTACGTCCGGACCTACCTCGAACTCGACCACAGCGCGAGCGATGCCAACGCCGCCATCGACCAGTTGGGCCACGTCTACCACTGCGAGGACTGCCTGCACCGCGAACACGACGAGGGCCTGATTGCCGACCCCCTCGACGCCTGCCCGGAGTGCGGCGGCGAGCGCATGCTGACCGCCGGACCGCTGTGGCTCGGACCGACCCACGACGCCGACTTCGTGGCCGAGGTCCGCGACGAGGTGGACGAGTCGATGGGCACCGAGACCAAAATCGAGCGCCTCCTCGACACTCTCGAAGGCGAACTCCACCTGCCGACCCACTACGACCAGCACCGCCTCTGCAAGGAGTGGGGCCGGTCGGCGTCGAGTATGGACGAGTTCCTCGGCCACCTGCGCGACGCCGGATTCGAGGCCTCGCGCACCCACTACGGGGGGACCACGTTTAAGACGCGGGCCACGGTCGAAGACATCAGGGAAGCGACACGGGACTCGTAA
- a CDS encoding YihY/virulence factor BrkB family protein: protein MSRVPSLGTAANVGRSVIEEAREQEITFLAASTAYYSFVSLIPLLVLAFVVVTFVAGDQFAREVVNQASGLLTATGQSELQEFITNPSGRGGTTIIGLVVLAWSAIKVFRGFDEAFSAIYATDAKTGLVDQVKDALLVLTAIGAGVVVVVLAGAVTALFPQFPFVGVVTTLIQLVALVPVFLPLYVIFPDADVSIREALPGAVLVTLGWTVLQVLFRVYAGVSSTSPSQFLGTALLLVTWLYFASILVLLGAVVNIVLANRGSYAKRTKQPEETRIERKRKLLSQYMSDDESAPDIVELRDELRELRADVESFEEDIESRTVEKPEVESELKQYVRRRMRRGHARGWGPYLVLLYGTAMTLGAFYWLRGAWAIFAMGVVWLSTLGLYVLMVMFGFGASALSLPARISDRIGNFRS, encoded by the coding sequence ATGAGTCGCGTGCCCAGTCTCGGAACCGCCGCGAACGTCGGTCGCTCGGTCATCGAGGAGGCCCGAGAGCAGGAGATAACCTTCCTCGCGGCGAGTACCGCCTACTACTCGTTCGTCTCGCTCATCCCCCTGTTAGTGCTGGCGTTCGTCGTCGTGACCTTCGTCGCTGGCGACCAGTTCGCTCGGGAAGTCGTCAATCAGGCGTCGGGCCTGCTGACGGCGACCGGCCAGTCGGAACTGCAGGAGTTCATCACGAACCCGAGCGGTCGCGGCGGGACGACGATAATCGGACTGGTCGTACTCGCGTGGAGCGCAATCAAGGTGTTCCGAGGCTTCGACGAGGCCTTCTCGGCCATCTACGCGACCGACGCGAAAACCGGACTCGTGGACCAAGTCAAGGACGCCCTCCTCGTGCTGACCGCTATCGGGGCCGGCGTCGTCGTCGTCGTACTGGCGGGCGCGGTAACCGCGCTTTTCCCGCAGTTCCCGTTCGTCGGCGTCGTCACGACGCTGATTCAGTTGGTAGCACTCGTCCCGGTGTTCCTCCCGCTGTACGTCATCTTCCCCGACGCGGACGTGTCGATTCGGGAGGCGCTCCCCGGAGCCGTGCTGGTCACGCTCGGCTGGACGGTACTACAGGTGCTGTTTCGCGTCTACGCCGGGGTCTCCTCGACCAGTCCGTCCCAGTTTCTCGGCACCGCGCTGTTGCTGGTGACGTGGTTGTACTTCGCCAGCATCCTCGTCCTGCTGGGCGCGGTGGTGAACATCGTTCTCGCCAACCGCGGCAGTTACGCAAAGCGAACCAAACAACCGGAAGAAACCCGCATCGAACGCAAACGAAAACTACTCTCCCAATACATGAGTGACGACGAATCCGCTCCCGACATCGTGGAACTCCGCGACGAACTCCGGGAGTTGCGAGCAGACGTAGAATCGTTCGAAGAGGACATCGAATCGCGCACGGTCGAGAAGCCGGAAGTCGAGTCGGAGCTGAAACAGTACGTCCGAAGGCGGATGCGCAGAGGCCACGCCAGAGGCTGGGGTCCGTACCTCGTCCTGCTGTACGGGACCGCGATGACCCTCGGGGCGTTCTACTGGCTTCGCGGAGCGTGGGCCATCTTCGCCATGGGCGTCGTCTGGCTCTCGACGCTGGGGCTGTACGTCCTGATGGTGATGTTCGGCTTCGGTGCCAGCGCGCTGAGCCTCCCGGCCCGCATCAGCGACCGCATCGGTAACTTCCGGTCGTAG
- a CDS encoding phosphatase PAP2 family protein, with amino-acid sequence MPGRGLGITEALDEALPAVIQELFTFLTQLGDAWFLFTAVALVYWFVNRRRGAFALSAILGALALTLALKGLFELPRPPADLHVGHASGYGFPSGHAIGATTLWALLALVLERGSHRWRAIGAGAVVAVVATSRLVIGVHYIVDVVVGIAIALTYLAVLLYVTEWSPTRGFAVAAGITVVALATNGLTPDSVAMVAGVAGAAGTWVLLDTRPSGSVHLPAAVVGLAGLGALGYVGNRFDLPLAGVFVLNLLVPVGILTLPLVVERAKKARSASPT; translated from the coding sequence ATGCCCGGACGCGGACTCGGAATCACGGAAGCCCTTGACGAAGCCCTGCCGGCGGTTATCCAAGAGCTGTTCACATTCCTCACGCAGTTGGGCGATGCGTGGTTTCTGTTTACTGCGGTCGCGCTGGTCTACTGGTTCGTCAACCGACGGCGCGGCGCGTTCGCGCTGTCGGCGATACTCGGCGCGCTGGCGCTGACCCTCGCACTGAAGGGACTCTTCGAACTCCCGCGTCCGCCAGCAGACCTCCACGTGGGTCACGCCTCGGGGTACGGCTTCCCGAGCGGCCACGCTATCGGCGCGACGACGCTCTGGGCGCTCCTCGCGCTGGTCCTCGAACGCGGGTCCCACCGCTGGCGCGCAATCGGGGCCGGGGCCGTCGTCGCAGTCGTGGCGACCTCACGGCTGGTCATCGGGGTCCACTACATCGTGGACGTGGTGGTCGGCATCGCCATCGCCCTGACGTACCTCGCCGTACTGCTGTACGTGACCGAGTGGAGTCCGACGCGGGGGTTCGCCGTCGCGGCCGGAATCACCGTCGTCGCGCTCGCCACGAACGGTCTCACTCCCGATTCGGTAGCGATGGTCGCGGGCGTCGCCGGCGCGGCGGGGACGTGGGTGCTACTCGACACCAGACCGAGCGGGTCGGTTCACCTGCCCGCGGCAGTCGTGGGATTGGCCGGTCTCGGCGCACTCGGCTACGTGGGCAACCGATTCGACCTCCCGCTGGCCGGCGTGTTCGTCCTGAACCTACTGGTGCCAGTCGGTATCCTGACCCTACCGCTGGTGGTCGAACGGGCGAAAAAAGCGCGGTCGGCGTCCCCGACCTAA
- the glnA gene encoding type I glutamate--ammonia ligase translates to MTDGQIAASKESELTEAEQDVLDRIDEENVDFVRLQFTDITGTVKNVSVPASQVEKAFEEGIWFDGSSIEGFVRIQESDMRLEPDPETFAVLPWRSDGDTASARLICDVVNTDGTPFEGGPRQVLKSVLAEAEEMGYTVSIGPEPEFFLFEKDEDGRATTKPHDSGGYFDLAPKDLASDVRREIIFTLEQMGFEVEASHHEVADGQHEINFKYDDALSAADNIATFRAVVRAVAEQNDIHATFMPKPISAINGSGMHSHISLFDDEGNAFADEDDEFNLSETAYKFMGGVLDHAEAFTAVTNPTVNSYKRLVPGYEAPVYVAWSDVNRSALLRVPDAAGASSRFEIRSPDPSCNPYLALAVVIKAGLDGIENDADPGEPVREDIYEFDDEKREEYGITTLPGNLDTAIDALEDDDVIREALGDHVTEKFAEAKRADYADYKTHVSSWEKEKYLEKF, encoded by the coding sequence ATGACGGATGGACAAATCGCGGCTTCCAAGGAATCCGAGCTGACCGAGGCCGAACAGGACGTACTGGACCGTATCGACGAGGAGAACGTGGACTTCGTGCGCCTCCAGTTCACGGACATCACGGGGACGGTCAAGAACGTCAGCGTTCCGGCCTCGCAGGTCGAGAAGGCCTTCGAGGAGGGCATCTGGTTCGACGGCTCGTCCATCGAGGGCTTCGTCCGGATTCAGGAGAGCGACATGCGGCTCGAACCCGACCCCGAGACGTTCGCGGTTCTCCCGTGGCGCTCGGACGGCGACACCGCGAGCGCCCGACTTATCTGCGACGTGGTAAACACTGACGGGACGCCCTTCGAGGGTGGTCCCCGCCAAGTTCTCAAGAGCGTCCTCGCCGAGGCCGAGGAGATGGGCTACACGGTCAGCATCGGTCCCGAACCCGAGTTCTTCCTGTTCGAGAAGGACGAGGACGGCCGCGCTACCACCAAGCCCCACGACTCCGGCGGCTACTTCGACCTTGCGCCGAAGGACCTCGCCTCCGACGTGCGCCGCGAAATCATCTTCACGCTCGAACAGATGGGCTTCGAGGTCGAGGCCAGTCACCACGAAGTCGCCGACGGCCAGCACGAAATCAACTTCAAGTACGACGACGCCCTCTCGGCCGCCGACAACATCGCTACCTTCCGCGCCGTCGTCCGCGCCGTCGCCGAGCAGAACGACATCCACGCCACGTTCATGCCCAAGCCTATCAGCGCCATCAACGGGTCGGGCATGCACAGCCACATCAGCCTGTTCGACGACGAGGGCAACGCCTTCGCCGACGAGGACGACGAGTTCAACCTCTCGGAGACCGCCTACAAGTTCATGGGCGGGGTCCTCGACCACGCCGAGGCGTTCACCGCGGTCACGAACCCGACCGTCAACTCCTACAAGCGTCTGGTCCCCGGCTACGAGGCCCCGGTCTACGTCGCGTGGTCCGACGTGAACCGGTCGGCGCTCCTGCGCGTCCCCGACGCCGCCGGTGCGAGTTCCCGCTTCGAGATTCGGAGTCCCGACCCCTCGTGCAACCCCTACCTCGCGCTCGCCGTGGTCATCAAGGCGGGCCTCGACGGCATCGAGAACGACGCCGACCCCGGTGAACCCGTCCGCGAGGACATCTACGAGTTCGACGACGAGAAGCGCGAGGAGTACGGCATCACGACCCTGCCCGGCAACCTCGACACTGCAATCGACGCGCTCGAAGACGACGACGTCATCCGCGAGGCGCTGGGCGACCACGTGACCGAGAAGTTCGCGGAGGCCAAGCGCGCCGACTACGCCGACTACAAGACCCACGTCTCGTCGTGGGAGAAAGAGAAGTACCTCGAAAAGTTCTGA
- the lrp gene encoding HTH-type transcriptional regulator Lrp codes for MTYENLDAKLVNALLGDGRASLRSLAEDLDVSVTTVSNHLKDLEDSGVIDGYTPKVDYDALGYDVTAIIQLKVEGDALPDVTGRLRDHDQMISVYEVTGDYDIIAVGKFSDTDGMNRQIKTLLNDPDIKESNTSVVLNAASEHEQFDLEIDGE; via the coding sequence ATGACGTACGAAAATCTCGACGCGAAATTGGTGAATGCACTGTTGGGCGACGGACGGGCCAGTCTCCGGAGTCTCGCCGAAGACCTCGACGTGTCGGTCACGACCGTCTCGAACCACCTCAAAGACCTCGAAGACTCGGGGGTCATCGACGGCTACACGCCGAAAGTAGACTACGACGCGCTCGGATACGACGTGACGGCCATCATCCAACTCAAAGTCGAGGGTGACGCCCTGCCCGACGTGACCGGGCGACTGCGGGACCACGACCAGATGATAAGCGTCTACGAGGTCACCGGGGACTACGACATCATCGCGGTCGGCAAGTTCTCGGACACCGACGGGATGAACCGCCAAATCAAGACTCTGCTCAACGACCCCGATATCAAGGAGTCCAACACCAGCGTCGTGTTGAACGCCGCTAGCGAACACGAGCAGTTCGACCTCGAAATTGACGGCGAATAG
- a CDS encoding helix-turn-helix domain-containing protein, giving the protein MSLIAEFSLRSPDLVLASALDAAPDVTVELEQQMATEFDAPVFIFWAFGGDFERLEAGLDSDETVSEYTVIEELGDRKLYRARLDCEEICAIYPIYQKLGASPMAATGSADGWQRRVRFPDRDSVVKMRQFCADNDVDFRLNRLYTPGDSELEDKFGLSAEQRKALVTAERVGYFDVPREVALAELGEELDISGQSASERIRRGVSELVSNTLLSDFKRRK; this is encoded by the coding sequence ATGAGTCTCATCGCGGAGTTCTCGCTCCGGTCGCCGGACCTCGTGTTGGCATCCGCGCTCGACGCGGCCCCGGACGTAACAGTCGAACTCGAACAGCAGATGGCGACCGAGTTCGACGCACCGGTGTTCATCTTCTGGGCCTTCGGCGGCGACTTCGAGCGACTGGAGGCGGGACTCGACAGCGACGAGACAGTCAGCGAGTACACCGTCATCGAGGAGTTAGGCGACCGGAAACTCTACCGCGCGCGCCTCGACTGCGAGGAGATTTGTGCCATCTATCCCATCTACCAGAAACTGGGCGCGTCGCCGATGGCGGCCACGGGGTCAGCCGACGGGTGGCAACGCCGAGTTCGGTTTCCCGACCGGGACTCGGTAGTCAAGATGCGCCAGTTCTGCGCGGACAACGACGTTGACTTTCGGCTCAATCGACTCTACACGCCCGGCGACTCGGAACTCGAAGACAAGTTCGGCCTGAGCGCCGAACAGCGAAAAGCCCTCGTCACCGCCGAGCGCGTGGGCTACTTCGACGTGCCCCGCGAGGTGGCGCTCGCGGAGTTGGGCGAGGAGTTGGACATCAGCGGCCAGTCGGCCTCCGAGCGCATCCGGCGAGGCGTCTCGGAACTCGTCTCGAACACGCTATTGAGCGACTTCAAACGCCGAAAATAG